Genomic window (Culex pipiens pallens isolate TS chromosome 3, TS_CPP_V2, whole genome shotgun sequence):
TGGGAATTTGAGTTAATTTTGTAGGAATAAGCTACCTTTCAACCTCCATCATTAAACGGTTGCCATCGATGCGTGCGGACGGACTGCTCGTGGCCTGGGCCAGGAAGAACGAGAATCGGGTTGAGCGGTGATGCTTCTGGGTCATCTTCTTCTGCAGGACGATTTGCTTTGCGATCGACGAAAAGTTGAGCACGTTCAAGTTCTCGTCGTAGTACTCCTCCGTCGGATACAGGTTAACGATCATCGTGAACTTTTCCTTGCCCAGCAGGGCGGACTGAATCAGCATGGTCAGCTTGGAGTCGCGCACGGGGACGATTTCGGCCAGTTTTTTcgacttttgatttttgtacACCGTTTCGAGACAGCGACCAAGCACCAGCAGCGAagtgttgattttttgagcttCCTTCAGCCGATCGCCAACGGTTCCGGTTTTCTTGAGTCGTTCGGAGCCGGCGAGATCACAGAACTTGTAGACGGAATAGTTGATTTGCTGGTCGACGACCGAGAATGAGACGACCGTCATCGAGAAAATACTGTGCGAGCGGCTGGAGTTGCTGTTGACGTCGGTTGATCCGTACGTTGCGCTCTGGATTCCAAACTGAAGAATGTTGTACGCGTCTTCGCTGCTTCCGGCGTACACGCACGACAGATCCTTGATGTAGGCGTTGCCTTCGTTGGACAAAATCTTCATCGGTTTACGCTTGCCAAAGATAGAATCGTGCGCCAGCAAATCGTACACATTCTCGTTGTAAATTTCAACGAAGGAAACCCAAATAAACACACGCAGGTCGGGATCTTCCTTCGGGTGGAACGCATGCTCCTTCTGTATAATCGACTTCATCCTCACGTGGCTGTTGTCGCGGTTCTGCAGGATCCGTTTCATCGCTTGAACCTTGTTGATTTCATCACGCACGCTTTCATCGTCCAAGGTTTGGATCGtggttttatcaatttttaaatttggctgCG
Coding sequences:
- the LOC120417462 gene encoding kinesin-like protein subito isoform X4, which gives rise to MLGIENSVDRRMRPRPNTRVNLESLMSNESSRTSSSRSSSPSNRSPSPVQSEYIPPEAVKEESTVKVCLRLRPNLKNNPVRLAFRIQDNTLLARGSDDNSTERQYTFSDIFNDSVSQAQVYESCIRPSISNITGDRGATFLTYGTSGSGKTYTLLGTNNSPGIVPRAIEQVFVENSNLISPQPNLKIDKTTIQTLDDESVRDEINKVQAMKRILQNRDNSHVRMKSIIQKEHAFHPKEDPDLRVFIWVSFVEIYNENVYDLLAHDSIFGKRKPMKILSNEGNAYIKDLSCVYAGSSEDAYNILQFGIQSATYGSTDVNSNSSRSHSIFSMTVVSFSVVDQQINYSVYKFCDLAGSERLKKTGTVGDRLKEAQKINTSLLVLGRCLETVYKNQKSKKLAEIVPVRDSKLTMLIQSALLGKEKFTMIVNLYPTEEYYDENLNVLNFSSIAKQIVLQKKMTQKHHRSTRFSFFLAQATSSPSARIDGNRLMMEVERLKQELEHEATVYREQLNEKELENQFLRQELLRQELQLRNELTDDFESYCVQREATFQTRLKQAQEAAALPYKSQIATLNTKVEKLRETIMDMEYEEEEYEKKLAAYQDELRKYRDKERRFRRLSL
- the LOC120417462 gene encoding kinesin-like protein subito isoform X2, which translates into the protein MLLGASNRENSVDRRMRPRPNTRVNLESLMSNESSRTSSSRSSSPSNRSPSPVQSEYIPPEAVKEESTVKVCLRLRPNLKNNPVRLAFRIQDNTLLARGSDDNSTERQYTFSDIFNDSVSQAQVYESCIRPSISNITGDRGATFLTYGTSGSGKTYTLLGTNNSPGIVPRAIEQVFVENSNLISPQPNLKIDKTTIQTLDDESVRDEINKVQAMKRILQNRDNSHVRMKSIIQKEHAFHPKEDPDLRVFIWVSFVEIYNENVYDLLAHDSIFGKRKPMKILSNEGNAYIKDLSCVYAGSSEDAYNILQFGIQSATYGSTDVNSNSSRSHSIFSMTVVSFSVVDQQINYSVYKFCDLAGSERLKKTGTVGDRLKEAQKINTSLLVLGRCLETVYKNQKSKKLAEIVPVRDSKLTMLIQSALLGKEKFTMIVNLYPTEEYYDENLNVLNFSSIAKQIVLQKKMTQKHHRSTRFSFFLAQATSSPSARIDGNRLMMEVERLKQELEHEATVYREQLNEKELENQFLRQELLRQELQLRNELTDDFESYCVQREATFQTRLKQAQEAAALPYKSQIATLNTKVEKLRETIMDMEYEEEEYEKKLAAYQDELRKYRDKERRFRRLSL
- the LOC120417462 gene encoding kinesin-like protein subito isoform X5 produces the protein MRPRPNTRVNLESLMSNESSRTSSSRSSSPSNRSPSPVQSEYIPPEAVKEESTVKVCLRLRPNLKNNPVRLAFRIQDNTLLARGSDDNSTERQYTFSDIFNDSVSQAQVYESCIRPSISNITGDRGATFLTYGTSGSGKTYTLLGTNNSPGIVPRAIEQVFVENSNLISPQPNLKIDKTTIQTLDDESVRDEINKVQAMKRILQNRDNSHVRMKSIIQKEHAFHPKEDPDLRVFIWVSFVEIYNENVYDLLAHDSIFGKRKPMKILSNEGNAYIKDLSCVYAGSSEDAYNILQFGIQSATYGSTDVNSNSSRSHSIFSMTVVSFSVVDQQINYSVYKFCDLAGSERLKKTGTVGDRLKEAQKINTSLLVLGRCLETVYKNQKSKKLAEIVPVRDSKLTMLIQSALLGKEKFTMIVNLYPTEEYYDENLNVLNFSSIAKQIVLQKKMTQKHHRSTRFSFFLAQATSSPSARIDGNRLMMEVERLKQELEHEATVYREQLNEKELENQFLRQELLRQELQLRNELTDDFESYCVQREATFQTRLKQAQEAAALPYKSQIATLNTKVEKLRETIMDMEYEEEEYEKKLAAYQDELRKYRDKERRFRRLSL